A segment of the Trifolium pratense cultivar HEN17-A07 linkage group LG7, ARS_RC_1.1, whole genome shotgun sequence genome:
TAAAAAGATATGTCAAAAGTCAAAAAATTGTTGGTATAGTGTCTTCTAATAGCAACTTATACACTGATGTGCAATGAGCCTCATGATCCTACTCCCAATCcttaattcaaaataatttagagtTGCAAGGTCTAATTTAGAGTTAATTCATGGTggatgactttttttttttttttttgtaaaaggaTTCATGGTAGATTACTAGCTGATGAAGAAATGTTGAAAAGGAAAATGACCACAAATCCTTTATGTCCTAGGTGCATGTCATAATCACTCGGTTTAGCATGTACTTCCTACgcaccaaattataaattgttttgaggaaaatatttgtattaaatTACAAGTCGTTTACAATAcaaaattataagttgttttgagtaaaatatttgaataattatttattactctttttttttttttttaattcttcaatttatacaATTATAGCTATCAATTCGTATAAGTCATCAAAACTTTATTCAAGCCCACGTATTTGAAATTCACCATTATATAGTAATTAATGGTGTTGCAAAAAAAGGTATGGTGATAGAAGCAATGAAGATATCTACATGGGTTtgtctattttgaatcaatACTAAAATGCCCTCTATTTTGAATTAACACACGTTACTCGTATTATAGAGATGTTCTAGCTAATAAGATATACTTAAATATCATAATCGGTTGTAGTAGTATATAAGACACTAAATACGATAATACTTATGGATAAGCTTTCAAGGAGGACAAAAGAAGGCAAATGCctagcaaaataaaaaattgtatgaagAATTTCTAACAATGGCATATCCCAGGGGAATGGAATAGGATGAAGTAGCTAGGAAGCTAACTATTTGAAATAATCAAAACCAACTTAGGTGATAAGAGACCAAACAAAGAGTTGGGGGCAACATGCCATTGGTTCACTAGCAATGGGGCCAAAAGGTCTTGGGTCAATTTATTTATAGTAATCACCGTTACTAAGAATTCCGCTAACTCTATCGGAGGATATCTTTTGTGTAATATTTTACTAGAAGAGTTTATAAGTTTTAATTCAATTGATAATATCATTATTGTTAGGTTGAACGTCTTGACGCATGATCTCACAATGTGAATTTCAATGATATTTATCACTTTAGACCGAAAAATAATTCTACTAAAAGGTATTTTTCGGTAGTGTATTTGACATATTTGAATAACATGGAGGAAGAAAAGCGATTACCATTTATTTATACAACAACATCAACAGTATTGCTATGTCGTACAAGAAATCAAATGAATGACTTTTGTTAAACACAGGAGATTTTGCAAATTGTTTTCAGTGATAGCTGTTTTCTTCCATAATAATAGTTGAATGCGACATTACAGTTACATTCACAGCTAACTGATTAAGAACCATTTTGGATTTTTAGTAGAGAAGtcatattataattaattgaagGAGATACAGAAAATCCTCTAAGGTCTAATCAATTGTTGGAGGAATGTTAAAATCCAGTCCCCATCAATAGAAACTGCTTAACAAACTCCAAAACTCTTTATATTGTGGTATGATGTTTGTAAAATTCTACTTCATATATTATTACACTATTaataaagttaaataaaatgaagaaaaaaaaactatatatcaaTATGGATTACATGCCTCCCATAGTGAATTTTTCCCAACCcaccccgtgtttcttttctatccccattttttcatttcaaggcaaaaaaaaaaatggaaaatgcgttccgaagtttttttttttttttcggaaagcgttttccaatttttttcttgaaataaaaaAACCTCGGAAAACacgttccaatttttttaaccaaGAGCAAAAATGGAAAATTGGGGGTAGAATAGAAACACGGggtgggaagaaaaaaaattctctcatAGTGTGTGGGATGGTTAGTATTGGACCAGGCCCAATCCTCACTCTCACTCATATAGCTCACCTTGACAAaaacaatgaagaaaaagaaaataatctcaTTAGTTTATTAATACagtttattaattttgttttttgaaccAATACAGtttattaatttagttttatgTTCAATTCTAAACTCCTAACAAAATATATTATGGagatataaaattaaatgattttctaTTTGGATTATGTTGATAAAAAATCCacgttaattattatttttttgggtaagaTCCTCGTTAATTTCTTTAATACAAAATAATTCATGCCACAACTCAAAAGTTTTAAGTactgccaaaaaaaaaaaactcaagttttaagattaacaaaaaaattcttatacGATCACGATATTTTAGATAACCGATTTAAGCACACtttgtaaaaatgaaaaatataaaaatgagaaaataattaaataatactccgtatattatatttttcaattaacTAAATCATATATACTTTTATATGTGATCAAATCTTGTATCTAAAATTTTGTGACAACTCAAGTATTTTTCTTAACCCAATATGACATGATCATCAAGAGGGTAAAGGGGGTATTGTATGAAGATGATAGTGAAAGTGTGGAAGCGTATTACTCAGTTTCAGCACCGTTTTTTATGGGGTGGTTTGAAGGGGGCGAAAAATGTTGCATGGGTTCGATGGTCCGATTTTGCAACCCTAAGAGTTTTGGTGGGTGGTCTCAAGGTGAGTGATATGCGTCTTGTTAATCTAGCTCTATTGGATAAATGACGACGAATATCATATAGGAGGCCACATCATTGTGGCAGAAGATTCTAATGAATTGATATGAATCTCAGATGCCGCCGTTGTTCAGTCTTAATGATTGCAAGAGGGGTTTAGGGATATGTCTTCTTATATACCTAAAATTATgtatctaaaattaatttttaaatacaaattttaaatgTGAATGGTTTTTATATACGTtcattgttcaaaaaaattaattgatttcaaAATACTACTTGAGCAAAGTTAATTATTTCTTAATTGTAGTCAATGATCTATACCAAGTGGAAACCTAGTGGACAATAGTTTTGCATTTAAGAATTGTGAAAGAAAAATCAGTTCATTGATTATCTTGTCACGATGTGTTAATTAATTGGAAAATATTCCCACTTAATTTTCTTCAAGAAGAGAAGAGACTTGTAATCCCAAAAGTCAAATGCCCAATTTGAAGGGTAATCATCCCAATCCTTTACTAAGATCTCAAgagatttttgttgttgttttgagcTTTGACTTGTGAGCACAACAAAGGTTGAAAAACTTGAATTTGTCAAATTAGCGTTGTCTCAAGTTGAAGAAATAAACTTTTAAGAAAAAGATGACCGGAAATAAaagttactccctccggtcatttttataaagaacactttgaaaaaaacacACGAACCAAGGAATTCGGTAACATATTCAGTAAAAACGTATTCGGtaagaaatttttattcaaaagtttgtaacattttttataataagttattttaaaaatttatcacttttattttatttttattcaatcagttatcatatttgttctACTCATTTTCTTAAAgtgtttttcttatatatttggCTCTACTCATTTTCTTAAAGTGGCTACcatttatgtacaaaaaaagtGGTTACCATTtatgtataaaatataaaactgAAAATACATACTAGTTAAATCTTTtgaataaaaacatttttttttatttgacagcTATTATCATACCATCCTGCAATATTTGGATAGTGTATTCCACTGCAATAATGTGTAGAAAGTCTCAAATTGTATCATTCTAATAAAAGATTATTAAACAATAATTGACACCAAACAccgtttatttattttaaacagTAAAAGTTAGTGATTAATCGTTAGTGTTAGTATTTTTCATCTTGTCAGGACTTGAAATCTAAACCATTATtccttggcaaatgctaaatagtgcccccggggcaggGACGGACCCAAGGGGGGGCAAGCAGGGGCTCCAACCCCCCCCCTCCCCTCCCCCCTCcccatgcatatataatatatgctTAATATGTATAACTTTTAATGTATATGAGTTGCTAATAACATCTCTTAATTTACCCACTCTTGTTTTGGGTGcttctaaataaattattgtgattttatcttataattttgagttatattttgtctttataaaattaagagtttttaagttttgtccttcaaaaaatttacttttagtccatatttgtattttatagcAATTATTTTGAGGGCTAAAAGTATCaatgttttgtaaaaatatttgaaaatatggACTATTCTTACTAAACTACAAGATTTTAGAggatatttttagttaaaatttaatagggctaaacataaaaactcgttattttataaggacaacaaatatatttaactctattatttattattaaaaaaagaaattcggcCCCCCGTGTGATTGATTTCTAGATCCGTCCctgccccggggcactctttaagcccttaaatagtaagttttttatagaatttttatcggaatgcgtaaagtcaacgcattggaaattgtaatgtttaactttttgaataaaaagttcctttaaatggaatgcttaaagagtgccccgtaGGCATTCGTTAGCGAGACCCTTATTCCTTAACTCCTTTCATCCTTAGTTCAAATGAGTTAAACTATCCACCCTACTTCAAACACCCTATATTATTTTGTACGCTGTCTGACATATGGTATTTGTCTCTCTgatttcaaaataacatcactcAATAGAAAATGCTACAAATACTTACAAATGTATCaaagtaaaacaaatttaataaatgCTGCAACCtttatactactactactactactgctTAACAATGTTGTCCATAATATATGATAGAGTCACATGAAATTTACAACTAATGACAACGACTTAAACCAACCCACAAGGACAAAGTAATTAATGCAATTATAAGAAAAGACTTACTTGACTTAAATGCATGGAAGAGTATCCACTAGGCCCTATTAATTCATTTTCAATCACAGCTTAGACCTGTAATTCTTccacaaatatttttcatagTTTCTCCATGGAAGAGTTTTAGCCTTTGTTCAATATGATGAAACCATGGttctatctttcttttttaatgttCTTCTTTTCTTTAAACTCATATCCTTCCCTTGCAGCTATAACTACAATCTCTGCAAACCAATCTATCTCTGGTGATCAAACTCTTATCTCTAAAGGAGGAATCTTTGAACTTGGTTTCTTCAAACCAGGTAATTCTTCTAACTACTATATAGGCATATGgtacaaaaaaatcattcagCAAACAATTGTTTGGGTGGCCAACAGAGACAATCCTGTCTCTGACAAAAACACTGCAATCTTAGAAATTTCAGCTGGTAATTTAGTTCTATTAAATGAGTTTTCAAAACAAGTTTGGTCCACAAACACGAGTTTTCCTAAATCAGATACTGTCGTAGCTGTCCTCCTAGATACCGGCAATCTGGTTTTAAGAAATAGGCCTAATGATGAGGTATCGAAGCCTCTATGGCAGAGTTTTGATCATCCAACAGATACTTGGCTTCCTGGTGGAAAAATTAAGCTAGACACTAAAACAAAGAAGCCTCAGTATCTTACTTCATGGAAGAATAAGAAAGATCCTGCAACAGGTCTTTTCTCTTTGGAATTAGACCCGAAAGGAACAACTTCATATCTTATTCTTTGGAATAAGTCTGAACAGTATTGGACAAGTGGACCTTGGAATGGACATATTTTCAGTTTGGTTCCTGAGATGAGGTCAAATTATATCTACGATTTTTCGTTTGTGTCGAACGAGAATGAAAGCTACTTCACTTATTCTTTGTATAACCCTTCCATTATATCGCGGTTTGTGATGGATATCTCAGGGCAGATTAAGCAATTGTCATGGTTGGAAGGTATCAATGAGTGGAACCTGTTTTGGTCGCAGCCAAGAACACAGTGTGAGGTTTATGCTTTCTGTGGTGCGTTTGGGAGCTGTACTGAGAACTCGAAGCCGTATTGTAATTGTTTGAGTGGTTTTGAGCCAAAGTCGCAATCTGATTGGGATCTGGAGGATCACTCAGGTGGGTGTAAGAGAAAAACAACGTTGCAATGCGAGAGTTCTGATCACTCTAACAGAGTAAAGGACAGGTTCCGTGCAATCCCCAACATGGCATTGCCTAAACATGCAAAATCTGTGAATTCAGGGAATGCAGTAGAATGTGAATCAATGTGCTTGAAAAACTGCTCTTGTTCTGCTTATTCGTATGATGGTAATGAGTGTTCAATTTGGGTTGAAGACCTACTGAATCTGCAACAATTTCCTTCGGATGACAGTAGCGGAAAAACATTGTATCTAAAACTTGCAGCATCAGAATTCAGTgatgctaaaaacaaaaatgggGTGATTATCGGTGTTGTAGCTGGTGCGGTTGTTGGGATAGGGATTCTCTTGGCCCTTCTTCTGTTTGTCATACTTAGGCGAAGAAAGCGAACAGTTGGAACAGGTAAGCCCGTGGAGGGTTCATTGGTGGCATTTGGGTACAGAGATATGCAAAATGCAACTAAGAATTTTTCTGAGAAGTTGGGAGGAGGAGGATTTGGTTCTGTTTTCAAAGGAACATTGGCTGATTCGAGTGTGGTGGCAGTGAAGAAGTTGGAAAGTGTTAGCCAAGGAGAGAAGCAGTTCAGAACAGAAGTGAGTACAATAGGGACAGTGCAACATGTTAATCTTGTTCGGCTCCGTGGATTCTGTTCAGAAGGTACTAAAAGGATGCTGGTTTATGATTACATGCCAAACGGTTCCTTGGATTTCCATTTGTTCATGAAAAAGGATTCTTCTAAGGTATTGGACTGGAAAATGAGATACCAAATTGCTCTTGGAATTGCAAGGGGATTAACTTACCTCCACGAGAAGTGCCGAGACTGTATCATACACTGTGATGTAAAGCCTGAAAATATTCTCCTAGACTCCGATTTTGTTCCGAAAGTTGCAGACTTTGGACTAGCTAAGCTAGTCGGGCGAGATTTCAGCAGGGTCCTAACAACCATGAGAGGAACAAGAGGCTATCTTGCTCCAGAGTGGATTTCTGGGGTGGCTATTACAGCCAAAGCCGATGTTTACAGCTATGGAATGATGCTTTTCGAGGTTGTATCGGGTAGGAGGAACTCTGATCCATCAGAAGATGGCCaagttactttctttcctaccGTAGCTGCAAAAGTAGTTATTGAAGGTGGCAGTGCGATCACCCTTTTGGACCCTAGATTGGATGGAAATGGCGACGTTGAAGAGGTTGCACGGATAATTAAAGTCGCTTCTTGGTGTGTCCAAGACAATGAAACTGAAAGGCCAACAATGGGTCAGGTAGTTCAAATTCTTGAGGGGATTTTGGAGGTGAATTTGCCTCCGATTCCAAGATCCCTTCAAATGTTTGTTGACAACCATGATGAGAACATGATTTTCTACACTGACTCTAGCTCAACACAAAGTTCACAGGTAAAGAGTAACATCTCAACAACTTCTCAGGCCAAAAGTAACATCTCATCAGCTAGCTCTAAGTCCTCAGCAGAAAATTAGGGAGACCAATTTAGTTGTCTCTATTGTAATCTGTtactaatgaaaaaaaatgtcatccTTTGACTTTAACAAATGTAATTGTAATATATGGTTTGAATAAATTGACTCTTTCCAAATTAGGTCCCTGTTTGGATAAGCTATTCAATTATGTGCTTATGCTATAATTTATAGACATTTACATGTaatgtaatatttttagttaacCATAATTGTTTgatcatctctctctctctctctctctctatctctctctctctctctctctccgaCATTTTTGAATTACTTTGTTCCTTGTATATATGGAGGTGATGCTCCCAAAAAATTGGAAAGGGTGAAGCAATTGTGTGAAGATTAGATTGATGAATATCAAACAATTGATAATATGATTCATACTAGTAGTGAAACTAGTGCATCAACATTGACAGATGTTCCTCTTACTAGTGTTTCAAGTCAAGGTTGGGAGCAAGGTTATTTGGACTATGTGATGGAAAATGCTTCAACTACTAGTACGAAGTCAAAATAGTACAAAAAGAAACCCCAAATCAAATGAACTCCTGAAGAAAATATGCCAAGAGTCACACGAAAGGAATCAAAATGAACAGAGGCACCACTTCAAAAACAAACACCAACTTATGAAACCTATCCAAAATTGAACGATATGCAATCTGTGTTTCCAAGTAAAAGAGTTGTGAATCCCAAAAGGACAAAGTAATTAATGCAATTATAAGAAAAGACATGTTTGACTAAATATATGGAAGAGCTTCCAGTAGGGCCTTCATAACCACATTTTCCATCACAACTTAGACATATATAATTCTTCtactattttctttattatagtTTCTCCATGGAAAAGTTTTAGCCATTTTCAATATGAAGAAACCATGGTTCTGTCTTTCTCTTTTAATGTTCTTATTCTCTATACACTCCTATCCTTCCCTTGCAGCTCTAACAGCAATCTCAACAAACCAATCTCTCTCTGGTGACCAAACTATTACATCTAAAGGAGGAATCTTTGAACTTGGGTTCTTCAAACAAGGTAATTCTTCTAACTACTATATAGGCATATGGTACAAAAAGAGATACCATACACTGCGAAAACGAGATACCAAATTGCTCTTGGAATTGCAAGGGGATTAACTTACCTCCACGAAAAATGTCGAGACTGTATCATACACTGCGATGTAAAGCCTGAAAACATTCTCCTAGATGCCGATTTTTGTCCAAAAGTTG
Coding sequences within it:
- the LOC123897825 gene encoding G-type lectin S-receptor-like serine/threonine-protein kinase At2g19130; translation: MMKPWFYLSFLMFFFSLNSYPSLAAITTISANQSISGDQTLISKGGIFELGFFKPGNSSNYYIGIWYKKIIQQTIVWVANRDNPVSDKNTAILEISAGNLVLLNEFSKQVWSTNTSFPKSDTVVAVLLDTGNLVLRNRPNDEVSKPLWQSFDHPTDTWLPGGKIKLDTKTKKPQYLTSWKNKKDPATGLFSLELDPKGTTSYLILWNKSEQYWTSGPWNGHIFSLVPEMRSNYIYDFSFVSNENESYFTYSLYNPSIISRFVMDISGQIKQLSWLEGINEWNLFWSQPRTQCEVYAFCGAFGSCTENSKPYCNCLSGFEPKSQSDWDLEDHSGGCKRKTTLQCESSDHSNRVKDRFRAIPNMALPKHAKSVNSGNAVECESMCLKNCSCSAYSYDGNECSIWVEDLLNLQQFPSDDSSGKTLYLKLAASEFSDAKNKNGVIIGVVAGAVVGIGILLALLLFVILRRRKRTVGTGKPVEGSLVAFGYRDMQNATKNFSEKLGGGGFGSVFKGTLADSSVVAVKKLESVSQGEKQFRTEVSTIGTVQHVNLVRLRGFCSEGTKRMLVYDYMPNGSLDFHLFMKKDSSKVLDWKMRYQIALGIARGLTYLHEKCRDCIIHCDVKPENILLDSDFVPKVADFGLAKLVGRDFSRVLTTMRGTRGYLAPEWISGVAITAKADVYSYGMMLFEVVSGRRNSDPSEDGQVTFFPTVAAKVVIEGGSAITLLDPRLDGNGDVEEVARIIKVASWCVQDNETERPTMGQVVQILEGILEVNLPPIPRSLQMFVDNHDENMIFYTDSSSTQSSQVKSNISTTSQAKSNISSASSKSSAEN